The nucleotide sequence tgtatcacccacagatgtctccataacagtgtatcacccacagatgtccccataacagtgtatcatccacagatgtccccataacagtgtatcctccacagatgtccccataacagtgtatcctccgcagatgtctccataacagtgtatcacccacagatgtccccataacagtgtatcacccacagatgtccccataacagtgtatcatccacagatgtctccataacagtgtatcacccacagatgtccccataacagtgtatcatccacagatgtccccataacagtgtatcctccacagatgtccccataacagtgtatcacccacagatgtctccataacaatgtatcatccacagatgtccccataacagtgtatcctccacagatgtccccataacagtgtatcacccacagatgtctccataacagtgtatcacccgcagacgtccccataacagtgtatcacccgcagatgtccccataacagtgtatcacccacagatgtctccataacaatgtatcatccacagatgtccccataacagtgtatcctccacagatgtccccataacagtgtatcacccacagatgtccccataacagtgtatcctccacagatgtcctcataacagtgtatcctccacagatgtccccataacagtgtatcacccgcagatgtctccataacagtgtatcacccacaaatgtcctcataacagtgtatcacccacagatgtccccataacagtgtatcacccacagatgtccccataacagtgtatcacccacagatgtcctcataacagtgtatcatccacagatgtcctcataacagtgtatcacccacagatgtccccataacagtgtatcacccacagatgtccccataacagtgtatcacccacagatgtccccataacagtgtatcatccacagatgtccccataacagtgtatcctccacagatgtcctcataacagtgtatcacccgcagatgtctccataacagtgtatcctccacagatgtcctcataacagtgtatcatccacagatgtccccataacagtgtatcctccacagatgtccccataaccgtgtatcacccgcagatgtcctcataacagtgtatcacccgcagatgtctccataacagtgtatcctccacagatgtccccataacagtgtgtcccTGTGCCCGGTTGTACATAGACTCCTGACCGCAGCTGCTGTCACGTGGATTCCTGTTGCTGATTACGGAGCCGTCTTCTCTCCAGTTGGTGCCGACATTTGATGAGGTTGCGCTTTATTTCTCTCGGAGCGAGTGGAGGGGTCTGAGCTCGGCCCAGAGACGTCTGTATAAATCAGTCATGGAGGAGAATTACGAGGCCGTGCGCTCCTTAGGTAAACACCTCTCTGACTTGGTCATGTTTGGGtagaggagcttacaatctaataaggAGGCAGTCGAGTCATATCCCATTATTGCTGCTGCCGAATGTGCGGCTGGACAGTCCTGAATCCCTACAGTGAGTCCCTACCTGCTTAGAAAAATCTCTCAGTCTGGGGAGTGGGAGATTTACCATAGGTCCCGGTACAGTGTTGTCCAGATTGGGGGACGGTTTCCGCACTTATATCTAGCAGCGTCTGTTCACacctgtttgtcaaacacattcggAAATGTGCATAAAAATGTCCACTAATGTCCATCTGATCCCGGTTTGTAAAGATGTTTGTTCAGAAGcagaacattaaaggggttgtctaggaggaaagaaaaacaaaacagcgCATCTCTCGTCCATGGGTTCaagctggtattgcagttcaatctcattgatttgaatagggatgacctgcaataccagacacagcccatggacaagagtggcgctgcttCTGGAGAGTAAAAACAAAAAGATCCAGTGTAATGATTTCCGTGAAAAACCCTCACGTCCCAGTGGTGAAGGAATGAGGATGTCAGGCGGAAAAACTGATGGAGCTTATGAGGGAACGCAAGACTtataggtgtgaacagagcctaaatctgCGACAACTGGTGGGGATGGCAGGAAGAACTAGGAGGAGTTGAAGACGACACTTACCCTCCACCTCTCAACCATCTCACCGTCCGTCTTGCTCGGTTTGCAGGTTACGAGATCCACCAGCCAGAAGTTGTGTCCAGAATTGAAGGAGGCCGAGGACCATGTTCTGGAGATCGTCCTGGAGGTAAAATCCAAAGACGATTCTACCACGAGACGGAAGATACTTCTTTCGTGTTTCATTTCCATTTGGTAACTTGATTTGTTTACGTTTTACAGGGGAGACTCTGAAGACAGAAGATGAGGCGGCACATGAAGTTCTGAGGGTTGGTCAAGACCTACAAATCTACGAAGAAGACACTGGTCCCATCCGTTTTAGAGTAGAACCGGGCCACCAGATACAGCCGTCATCTCCTCGTGACATCGAGATCTCTGAAGAGAAACGTCATATTTGTAGCCGCTGCGGTAAAAGCTTCAGTTGCTATAAGGCCGCGGAGAGACATCGGACCTTGTGCAAAGACCCCAATGTAGACGTGACGAAACTTCTTAAAACTCCCCAAAGACAGAGGAAGAACTTTACAGAACCATCTTTTCCTCTCAACCACCAGAAGACGCACGCAGGAGACAGACCCTACAAGTGCTCAGACTGTCAGAAGACGTTCACCCAGAGGTCCACCTTAACAAAGCATCGGATGAGTCACACCGGGGAGAGGCCTTATTCCTGCTCGGTGTGCTCAAAGGGCTTTATCCAAAATTCGGACCTGGTGAAGCACCTTCGCACCCACACCGGTGAAAGGCCGTACCAGTGTCCTACATGCCGCAAGAGTTTTGCGGAAAGTTCTGCTTTGATCAAACACAAAAGAACTCACTTTACagatcgtccccacagtagaaaccAAATCAAACCTATGGAGATGCAGGAAGGGTCTCCAGGCAAAATGGAAACCTCAGACCGTTCTCAGGAGGATATGACTGGAGCGATGGACTCTGTGTACACGTGTGCGGACTGTGGAAAGACGTTGAGACAGTGGACTTCCTTCATCAGACATCAGCTGATGCATTTGAGAGAGAGACCCCACAAATGCGCGCAGTGCAGTAAGAGCTTCATCCAGAAGTCCGACCTGGTCAAGCACGTGAGGACACACACTGGAGACCGGCCACATCAGTGTGCACAGTGCGACAAAGGTTTCATCCAGAAGTCTGACTTGGTTAAACATCACCGGACGCATACCGGGGAGAGGCCGTTCCAGTGCCCTCACTGTCAGAAGACATTTGCTGAAAGATCTGCCTTAGCCAAACACCAGAGGACGCATACGGGGGAAAAGCCCTACAAGTGCACGACTTGTGGGAAAGGTTTTGCTCAAAAATCAAATCTCATATTGCACCAAAGAATTCACTCTGGAGAACGTCCCTACAACTGTTCTCAGTGTGATCGGAGATTCATACAGAAATCGGATATGGTTAAGCATCAGGGAGTCCACACGAGACAGCAGTGTTTATCTGTGAACCCTCCAGATGAGGACTCGGGATCTTACAAGTGCGTCCAGTGCAATCAGAGCTTTAGCCGACGCTCCGATTTCCAGAAGCGCAACCTGGTGCACGGCGGACAAAATCTTTGCCGATGCACCGAGTGCGACAAGGACTGTATTCTGAAGTCTGATCTGTTGAAACATATCCAGAGCCACAATGGAGAGAAGCCCTACCAGTGCACGATATGTTCCAAGAGCTTCATCCAGAAGTCAGACCTCCTGAAACATTGTAGGACTCACACAGGAGAACGGCCGTACTCGTGTCAGTATTGTAACAAGACCTTTGTCGAGAAATCAGCTTTAATTAGGCACAGTCGAATTCACACGGGGGACAGGCCGCATAAATGTGGTCTTTGTGAGAAAACTTTTATCCAGCGGTCAGCCCTGACGAAGCACATGAGGAGTCATACGGGAGAGAGGCCTTATGCGTGTGACCAGTGTGGGAAGAGCTTCATTCAGAATTCAGATTTAGTCAAGCACCAAAGAATCCACACCGGGGAGAAGCCCTATCATTGCACTGAATGTAACAAATGTTTTACCGAAGGGTCTTCTCTGGTGAAACACCGTAGGATCCACCGAGGAGAGAAACCCTATAAGTGTCGACAGTGTGAGAAGACATTTACACAGAGCGCACACTTGATTAAACATAGTTTGGTTCACGATGCAGAAAACCCGCCAACTGCCACCGCTTTTTACGAGATAATCATCGTAGACCCTGAGGAACCGGACAATGATTCAAAGAAAGTGGGTTACCTGCATCAATGCATGGAATGCGCCAGTGTTTTCTCAAATAGACCCGCTTTTAAGAAGCATCTGCGAACGCACCATACGGGAAAAAGATACCCATGCAGCGAGTGTCAGAAGAGCTTTTTACAGAACTCTGACTTAGTTAAACATTTGCGAACCCATACGGGAGAACGGCCCTATCACTGTGCAGATTGTGGTAAGGGCTTCATTCAGAATTCGGACTTGATGAAACACCAAAGAACCCACACAGGGGAACGTCCATTCAGATGTGACAAGTGTGACCGTGGCTTTGGTCAGAAATCCGCACTGACTAAACACATGAGATCCCACACCGGTGAAAAGCCGTATAGATGCGAACACTGTGGGAAGTGTTTTATCCAGAACTCGGATCTGGTGAAGCACCGAAGGatccacacaggagagaagccttaCCGCTGCCCAGAATGTGACAGGAGCTTCACTGAGGGGTCGTCTCTGATCAGGCACCGCCGGATTCACAATAGACCGCAGCCCTACACATGCAAAGAGTGTGGGAAAAGCTTTAGTCAGAGCTCAAATCTCCTGAAACACATGAAATGTCATGAAAAACCACGCTTAGCCGACGCAACACAAGAGAGCGCAGCAGTCATCGTTCCCGAGAACCTCGGCCATGTGGCTCCCTTATTGCATGGAAAAAAGAACAAAGGTGAAAGGTTATTTCCGTGTAGTGTGTGCGGAAACCGCTTTACTCACAAGTCGGTGCTCATTAAACATTTGCGTATCCACACAGGGGAACGGCCCTACAAGTGTAACTTATGTGTCAGGAGCTTTATCCAAAACTCGGACCTGGTAAAGCATTATCGCACACACACAGGAGAGAGGCCTTACCAGTGCAAGGAATGTGGCCAGAACTTTGTTGAACAGTCGGCTTTGTCTAAACACCAGAGAACGCACCGCAGGCCCGCGGAGGAGGAGCACAACTTGCTGAAGGAGTCTGAAGGACTTCAGCACCAAATCACGTACTGGGGGGAATCAGAAGAGGTCCCTGGAAGTTTGATACCAAAGTTTCACATTATTAAACAAGAAGATCATTGTCCTATAATTCGGTCTTTGGGTGGTTCTAAAAGTCTCTCCTCTTTGCTGAAACACAGGAGGAAGACGATAAAGACGCAGTCGTACACCTGTCCTGAATGCAGTAAAACGTTTAGCCACCGCTCTGTGTTCTTGAACCACCGAAGAACACACGGAAAACCGCTCCATACGTGCAACGTGTGCGGCAGGTCAGTCAGTCAAAGATCAGCCCTGGTGAAACACATGAGGCGACACACAGGTGAGAAACCCTATTCCTGCCCGACTTGTGCGAAGTCTTTCATTCAGAACTCCGACCTGGTGAAACATTTGAGGACCCACACGGGGGAAAAACCATACAAGTGCCACATCTGTGAAAAATGCTTCACTGACCGGTCAGCAATGGTGAAACACGTGAGGACTCACACTGGAGAGAAGCCCTACAAGTGTCAGGACTGTGAGCGAGGATTTGTGCAAAAGTCCGACCTGGCAAAGCATTTGAGGATTCACGTGGGGGAGAAACCCTATCCGTGCTCCTCGTGTGACAAAACTTTCAGCTCATATTCCGCCTCCAGCAGACACCAACGTATGTGCTTGCTGGAGTCGTCTTATCAAGATCCTGAGCTCTTCTACCCGTCCTTGTTAAAATGGGAAGAGAAACCTCCAGACGCTTTTCATAGAGAAGATTCGATAATATTGATGAGGGTGTCAGGGGTGGCCCTGTGACCTCAGACCTCCTGTCCTCACGCGTTTCATTGGCGGTTTGATGTAAAGTCCTTGGTTTGAATGGCACTGGAGCAAAAATGGCGAATTCCAATGTctataaatgttaataaaaagacTGAAAAAAAAAGATCCAAAACAGATAAAAAGGTGTAAACTAAACAGACGCCACCTGTAAAATAAAGGCTGATCTGGATGATCGTCTGGGAACTCTTCTTTTGTGACGGTTATGAGTGGGGGATGGGTTGTCTGTATTTAATGTTGGAATATTTCCATCGACCATTTAGATTTAGAACAAATACTGGAATATTCGCAACACGGCCACACGTGCACccccgatcatcatcatcattttctATATTGCACCTCGCTCCTTACTCCTTTTTCAGCCGATTTGTGAACATTTGGGATTATTCATTCCCGATGTATTAGATGggcttgaggtcagggctctgtgtaaaGTTTTTCTTAACCAAACTGGGCAAACCAGCTTTTATGGCGCTCGCTTTGTGCCGGGGGAAAGGGCCTTCCCAAAACTTACCACAACGTTGGAATTTTACAATCCTCTAGATGTCATtgtagatttcccttcactggagttAAAGGCCCGACCACGAAGAACATCCCCGACCATTGTCCTTCCTCCACCAGACTCGGGCACATTTCCGGGCAGGAAACATTCACttggcatctgccaaacccagattcgtcTGAATGCCAGAAAGTGCAGCTACAGCCACTAACCAGCCCACCGAAGAGAAGATCGTGGGGGTTAAATGTTACTGGGGTTCAGCCTTATACTCATCAGGAACATTGTAGTCCTGTCCGTAAGGACTCTCCGGGTTACAAAATGGAGACACATGAGCCCCCTCCGCACTGCTGCTTGGGAGGGTCCACAGAATGATGGGTGAAGGGAGTGGGAACTTAGATAATTGAATTTTCTGGAATCAATGAACTAATTTCTATTTCAcggcacatataaaaataatgtcatttgtaatatacttgtgTTTTGATTTAATCTTCTAACTCCCGATTCCAGCGCTGGTCACGTGATTGATGCGTCTCCAGTATCAAAATCCTTACTTCCGGCGCTGGCCCGTCCATTATCTGAGTTCCGTTTTCCAGCTGGCTCGACGTACGGGTAcgtcattcctgacgtcactgtacactgagggaagcggtggaccggatactccctttcttctgagTTTCTGGTCTGCTGCCAGGGGGAAGAAAATGACgcgcaggagtgggcatgcgtggtaaGCACGGCTAGTCTCTGGGCACGCGTGGTAAGCACGGCTAGTCTCCGGGCACGCGTGGTAAACACGGCTAGTCTCCGGGCACGCGTGGTAAACACGGCTAGTCTCTGGGCTCCAGCGCTGGggttagggaattccacagattaaaggagcagagcctatactagcactctgcccggggctctggggaagaccctaacactgtccatatatggacagtgatgtcaggggattccagagagTCCCTGGGGTCAAatgaagtgttttttgttttaccattatgtaagagatTGTTGTTTGGTGCAGCCCTGATATGTTGCAGGTTTATCGTTACCTCTCACTGATCTAAtcagagcagtaaaatggcaacggagattagaaaatgtttatagctgggtgtagtaggcgtga is from Rhinoderma darwinii isolate aRhiDar2 chromosome 5, aRhiDar2.hap1, whole genome shotgun sequence and encodes:
- the LOC142652236 gene encoding uncharacterized protein LOC142652236, which produces MEENYEAVRSLGYEIHQPEVVSRIEGGRGPCSGDRPGGETLKTEDEAAHEVLRVGQDLQIYEEDTGPIRFRVEPGHQIQPSSPRDIEISEEKRHICSRCGKSFSCYKAAERHRTLCKDPNVDVTKLLKTPQRQRKNFTEPSFPLNHQKTHAGDRPYKCSDCQKTFTQRSTLTKHRMSHTGERPYSCSVCSKGFIQNSDLVKHLRTHTGERPYQCPTCRKSFAESSALIKHKRTHFTDRPHSRNQIKPMEMQEGSPGKMETSDRSQEDMTGAMDSVYTCADCGKTLRQWTSFIRHQLMHLRERPHKCAQCSKSFIQKSDLVKHVRTHTGDRPHQCAQCDKGFIQKSDLVKHHRTHTGERPFQCPHCQKTFAERSALAKHQRTHTGEKPYKCTTCGKGFAQKSNLILHQRIHSGERPYNCSQCDRRFIQKSDMVKHQGVHTRQQCLSVNPPDEDSGSYKCVQCNQSFSRRSDFQKRNLVHGGQNLCRCTECDKDCILKSDLLKHIQSHNGEKPYQCTICSKSFIQKSDLLKHCRTHTGERPYSCQYCNKTFVEKSALIRHSRIHTGDRPHKCGLCEKTFIQRSALTKHMRSHTGERPYACDQCGKSFIQNSDLVKHQRIHTGEKPYHCTECNKCFTEGSSLVKHRRIHRGEKPYKCRQCEKTFTQSAHLIKHSLVHDAENPPTATAFYEIIIVDPEEPDNDSKKVGYLHQCMECASVFSNRPAFKKHLRTHHTGKRYPCSECQKSFLQNSDLVKHLRTHTGERPYHCADCGKGFIQNSDLMKHQRTHTGERPFRCDKCDRGFGQKSALTKHMRSHTGEKPYRCEHCGKCFIQNSDLVKHRRIHTGEKPYRCPECDRSFTEGSSLIRHRRIHNRPQPYTCKECGKSFSQSSNLLKHMKCHEKPRLADATQESAAVIVPENLGHVAPLLHGKKNKGERLFPCSVCGNRFTHKSVLIKHLRIHTGERPYKCNLCVRSFIQNSDLVKHYRTHTGERPYQCKECGQNFVEQSALSKHQRTHRRPAEEEHNLLKESEGLQHQITYWGESEEVPGSLIPKFHIIKQEDHCPIIRSLGGSKSLSSLLKHRRKTIKTQSYTCPECSKTFSHRSVFLNHRRTHGKPLHTCNVCGRSVSQRSALVKHMRRHTGEKPYSCPTCAKSFIQNSDLVKHLRTHTGEKPYKCHICEKCFTDRSAMVKHVRTHTGEKPYKCQDCERGFVQKSDLAKHLRIHVGEKPYPCSSCDKTFSSYSASSRHQRMCLLESSYQDPELFYPSLLKWEEKPPDAFHREDSIILMRVSGVAL